The following DNA comes from Ignavibacteria bacterium.
AAATTGTTCAAACCTACTAAAATCTTTTTCACCAAGGGTGTTGGAAGGCATAAAGATTATTTACAGTCATTCGAGCTGGCTCTTCGTATGGCAGGCATAGAAAAATGCAACCTGGTTTCGGTATCAAGTATTTTCCCGGCAGGCTGCAAAAGGCTATCAAAAGAAGAAGGCGTTAAGCTTCTCGAGCCAGGGCAGATAACATTCTGCGTTATGGCAAGAAATTCCACAAATGAAGCCAACCGTCTTATTGCATCATCAATAGGGGTAGCATTACCCAGTGACGGCAATCAGTACGGGTATATTTCAGAGCATCACCCGTTCGGCGAATCTGAAAAAATATCCGGTGAGTATGCCGAAGATATTGCCGCGCAGATGCTTGCTACAACTCTTGGTATTGAGTTTGACCCTGAACAGGCATGGGATGAAAGGGAGCAGGTTTATAAAGCCAGCGGGCAGATATATAAAACCTTCAATGTTACACAATCAGCCGAAGGCGATAAAGCAGGTATTTGGACAACTGTTATAGCTGCTGCAGTAATGCTTCCGTAAAGTAAAATTCATCAAGCTATATGCCAAAAGTGAAGCTTCAAACGGATAATATTAAGGAATGTTTGATAGTATCACATGGCAAATTAGTAAAGAGTGACTTAAACTATATATTAAAATTTATTAAGCCCCGTAAGGCATTATTTATAATTGCCTGTGACGGGGCTTCTGAATTTCTGAAAGCCAGCAGTATCACCCCCGATGTAATTATAGGCGATCTTGATTCCATAAAACCCGCAGTCCTGAAATATTTTTCAAGGAAAAATGTCGTAATAAAAAAAGTATATGACCAGAATAAGAACGACCTTGAAAAAGCTATCATTTATGCCCTATCGAAAAAATTCAAGCATATAAATATTATCGGTTTTGGCGGCAAAAGGCTGGACCATACTCTGAACAATCTGAGTATACTTAAAAAATTTTACCTTAAGGCTGATATTAGAATATTTGATAATGGTTTCGAAGGTAAAATAATTAACAGGATTGTTGAAATTGATTGCCGTATTGGTGATACAGTATCACTGATCCCATTACCTGAAGCTGCAGGCATTACTACCAGCGGATTAAAATACCCATTAAAAAACGGCTCGCTTGAAATTGGAATTCGTGAAGGAGCGTTAAATGAAGCTGTTGCTGAAAAGGTTTCGGTAGAGATTAAATCAGGTGTATTGCTTGTATTAAATAAATCTACTTAATTCTATGCATCTAATTCTGCGAGGAGCAAAGAGACGAAGCAGTCTCTTTAGAACATATTGCCTGAATTATGAGATTGCTTCGCTGCGCTCGCAAAATTTAGTTCTATAATTGAAATTAAAAACTTAATGTATCAAAAAAATCATCCCAATTGGGATTAATTTTGTTTATTAAGTCAATTTTCTTCTTTCTAGAACCCGCTTTAAGTTGTCTTTCCCTTGCTATGGCATCATCGCCATTTGCAAATAACTCATAATACACTAATTTATTTACATTGTACCTGGATGTAAATGATTTTACTGTTTTATTTTTATGATCCAAAACTCTTTGGTATAAGTTTATTGTAAATCCTGTGTACAATACACTGTTATACTTATTTGTCATAATATAAACGGCAAATGTTTCCTGGGTCATATTTTATAATATTAATT
Coding sequences within:
- a CDS encoding arginine decarboxylase, pyruvoyl-dependent; the encoded protein is MFKPTKIFFTKGVGRHKDYLQSFELALRMAGIEKCNLVSVSSIFPAGCKRLSKEEGVKLLEPGQITFCVMARNSTNEANRLIASSIGVALPSDGNQYGYISEHHPFGESEKISGEYAEDIAAQMLATTLGIEFDPEQAWDEREQVYKASGQIYKTFNVTQSAEGDKAGIWTTVIAAAVMLP
- a CDS encoding thiamine diphosphokinase yields the protein MPKVKLQTDNIKECLIVSHGKLVKSDLNYILKFIKPRKALFIIACDGASEFLKASSITPDVIIGDLDSIKPAVLKYFSRKNVVIKKVYDQNKNDLEKAIIYALSKKFKHINIIGFGGKRLDHTLNNLSILKKFYLKADIRIFDNGFEGKIINRIVEIDCRIGDTVSLIPLPEAAGITTSGLKYPLKNGSLEIGIREGALNEAVAEKVSVEIKSGVLLVLNKST
- a CDS encoding GIY-YIG nuclease family protein, with product MTNKYNSVLYTGFTINLYQRVLDHKNKTVKSFTSRYNVNKLVYYELFANGDDAIARERQLKAGSRKKKIDLINKINPNWDDFFDTLSF